GGAGTTCAGCGTGACCGAAAGGGGCGTCTCCCTAAAGACCATAGGGAATGCAGCGGTGCGGGGCATATGCGGGAGCGGTCTTCTCGACATAGTGGGAGAGCTCGTGGCCCACAGGGTGATCGACGACAAAGGGAAACTCGTCGACCCGGCGAACGGTATATATCCCTTTCTCAAGGACCGCCTCGGCAGGGAGAACGACAAGCCGGTCTTCTATCTTTCTCCGGGCGTATACCTGTCCCAGAAGGACGTGCGCCAGGTCCAACTGGCAAAGGGGGCCGTCAGGACAGGGATCGAGTTTCTGCTCCGCCATGGGGGAATCACTGCTCGCGACGTGGACGAAGTACTTATCGCGGGTTCTTTCGGATATCACCTGCGGGAAGAGAGCCTCATCTCTACGGGCCTCTTGCCCGCCGAGTTCAGAGGAAAGGTGGAGTTCGTGGGCAACACGTCCAAATCGGGGGGACACGTGTTTCTCGTCAATAAAGAGGCAAGAGAAGAGATTACGACCCTTGTCAAAGGGATTAACGTCTTGGAGCTTGCAAATTATCCGGACTTCGACAAGGTCTTTGTCAAGTCCCTGGGATTTCATCAGGAGGAATGGGCGTGAAGAGAGAAAAGAAGAAAGAGAAAGAGCCGTTCAGCTGCTCGTCCTGCGGTCTCCTCAACTGCTACCGGAGAGACAAGAGCTTCCCCCGGGCGTGTCTTACCACTGCCTTGAAGGCGGGGGACATGGAAGAGGTCCTTACGCTCTATAAGGAGGAGGGGCAGGATTCGCAAATCGCACGGGCTGCTGCCGAAATAGAAGGGACATACTTCGGCAAGCTCACGAGGGTTGAAGAGATCATCGAATTCGCACGGCGTATGGGGGCGCGAAAGATCGGTATCGCCAGCTGCGTCGGCCTGATGAACGAAACGAGGATCTTCGCCCAGGTGCTCGAGAAAAAGGGGCTCAAAAGCTACACGGTGATTTGCAAGGTCGCGTCCATCGATAAGACGGAGATCGGGATTCCCGAAAGCCTTAAGGTGGAGCCCGGCTGCCACGAATCGCTCTGCAATCCTATACTCCAGGCAAAACTGCTCAATAAGGAAAAGACGGACCTCAACGTGATCGTCGGGCTATGCGTGGGACATGACTCCCTTTTTGTAAAGTATTCGAAAGCCCTGGTCACGACCCTCATCACCAAGGACCGCGTTTTGGGTCACAACCCCGCGGCAGGGCTCTATACGAGCGGGTTTTACTATAAGAGACTCCTCACGGAGGAGCCGTTCGCACCACACAAGGAGGATTGATCGATGAAAAGATTATTTGCCTATGCAGTATTCGCCATTTTCCTGGCCCTCTCGGCCACGCCGGGCCACGCGGCACGGGACCTCAAGAGATTCAAT
The Syntrophorhabdaceae bacterium DNA segment above includes these coding regions:
- a CDS encoding DUF1847 domain-containing protein, whose amino-acid sequence is MKREKKKEKEPFSCSSCGLLNCYRRDKSFPRACLTTALKAGDMEEVLTLYKEEGQDSQIARAAAEIEGTYFGKLTRVEEIIEFARRMGARKIGIASCVGLMNETRIFAQVLEKKGLKSYTVICKVASIDKTEIGIPESLKVEPGCHESLCNPILQAKLLNKEKTDLNVIVGLCVGHDSLFVKYSKALVTTLITKDRVLGHNPAAGLYTSGFYYKRLLTEEPFAPHKED